The following are encoded in a window of Rhodothermus sp. genomic DNA:
- the yajC gene encoding preprotein translocase subunit YajC — protein sequence MWYNLLLAGQPAEGAPNPLVTFLPLILIFIVFYFFLIRPQKKKEERRQKMIAALKKGDKVVTIGGIHGTVTQVDDTSILLQVDSNTKLRIEKSAVATVLSKD from the coding sequence ATGTGGTACAATCTTCTGCTGGCTGGTCAACCTGCTGAAGGGGCACCGAATCCGCTGGTTACCTTCCTGCCGCTGATTTTAATCTTCATCGTATTTTATTTCTTTTTGATTCGTCCTCAGAAGAAAAAGGAGGAGCGGCGGCAGAAAATGATCGCCGCGCTTAAGAAAGGTGATAAGGTGGTAACCATCGGAGGCATTCACGGGACGGTCACGCAGGTGGACGATACCAGCATCCTGCTCCAGGTCGACAGCAACACGAAACTGCGTATCGAAAAGTCGGCCGTAGCCACTGTGCTCTCTAAAGACTGA
- a CDS encoding bifunctional 3,4-dihydroxy-2-butanone-4-phosphate synthase/GTP cyclohydrolase II: MADKLMAPHATQTAGCPCCDGSASEVSASSSEAFRFDTIEAAIADIRAGKLVIVVDDEDRENEGDFIGAAEKITPELVNFMTKYGRGLICVALTPERTVELDLDLMTPTNTALHETAFTVSVDYRHGTTTGISAADRAATIRALADPSVKPQDFARPGHVFPLRARPGGVLRRAGHTEAAVDLARLAGLYPAGVLVEILNDDGTMARVPELMAIARRFGLRIITIKDLIAYRMRTERLINRLVEVDLPTRYGHFRLIAYEERYTGDVHLALVKGTWSEDEPVLVRVHSQCVTGDIFGSLRCDCGEQLAAAMRRVEEEGRGVVLYMKQEGRGIGLINKLRAYKLQDEQGLDTVEANLALGFQMDHRDYGIGCQILRDLGIRKLRLMTNNPRKRVGLAGYGLEIVERVPIEIPPNEVNHRYLLTKRDRMGHLILNHLDKHDQETFRKLL; this comes from the coding sequence ATGGCCGACAAACTGATGGCTCCGCATGCCACGCAGACCGCCGGCTGTCCCTGCTGCGACGGGTCGGCCTCGGAAGTTTCGGCGTCGTCGTCTGAAGCGTTTCGTTTTGACACGATTGAAGCGGCCATTGCCGACATTCGCGCCGGCAAACTGGTCATCGTGGTAGACGACGAAGATCGGGAAAATGAAGGGGACTTCATCGGTGCGGCCGAAAAGATCACGCCCGAGCTGGTCAACTTTATGACGAAGTATGGGCGGGGGCTCATCTGTGTAGCCCTTACGCCCGAGCGGACAGTCGAGCTGGACCTCGACCTGATGACGCCTACCAATACGGCTCTGCACGAAACGGCTTTCACCGTATCGGTCGATTATCGGCACGGCACCACAACTGGCATTTCAGCCGCTGATCGAGCCGCCACCATTCGGGCGCTGGCCGATCCCTCAGTCAAGCCTCAGGATTTTGCCCGTCCGGGCCATGTTTTCCCGCTGCGTGCACGTCCGGGCGGTGTATTGCGCCGGGCCGGTCATACGGAAGCTGCCGTCGATCTGGCCCGATTGGCCGGGTTATATCCGGCCGGTGTACTCGTCGAGATTCTCAACGACGACGGTACCATGGCCCGCGTGCCCGAGCTGATGGCAATTGCCCGACGGTTCGGACTGCGCATCATTACGATCAAAGACCTGATCGCCTATCGAATGCGCACCGAGCGTCTGATCAATCGGCTCGTCGAAGTGGATCTACCGACCAGATACGGTCATTTCCGTCTGATTGCCTACGAAGAGCGCTACACGGGAGACGTGCACCTGGCGCTTGTTAAAGGTACCTGGTCAGAAGACGAACCGGTGCTGGTGCGTGTCCATTCGCAGTGCGTTACTGGCGACATCTTCGGGTCGCTTCGCTGTGATTGTGGTGAGCAGCTGGCGGCGGCCATGCGGCGCGTCGAGGAGGAAGGCCGTGGCGTCGTGCTCTATATGAAGCAGGAAGGCCGCGGTATTGGTCTTATCAACAAGCTGCGGGCTTATAAACTGCAGGATGAACAGGGGCTGGATACGGTCGAAGCCAACCTGGCGCTGGGGTTTCAGATGGACCATCGTGACTACGGCATTGGCTGCCAGATTCTGCGAGATCTGGGCATTCGCAAGCTACGTCTGATGACCAACAATCCGCGCAAGCGGGTTGGACTGGCTGGCTATGGCCTGGAGATTGTCGAACGCGTGCCCATCGAAATTCCTCCCAACGAAGTGAACCATCGATACCTGCTCACCAAACGCGACCGCATGGGCCATCTGATTCTGAATCATCTGGACAAGCACGATCAGGAAACGTTTCGTAAGCTGCTTTGA
- the thiL gene encoding thiamine-phosphate kinase, which produces MSETFTPINEVGEFGLIERLQAIVGDLSDPDLIVGIGDDAAVYRLPDEETVHVITTDALLEGVHFDRLMTPMEHLGFKAIAVNVSDVVAMNAEPRYATVTVGIPARISVEMMEAFYRGIRRACEKYGLVLVGGDTTAAHALCIAVTVVGAARIEEIIFRRGARPGDLLCVSGDLGAAYAGLKILLEQRRALKEEGPDYRPDLEPFRYVIQRQLLPEARLDVIRDWRTRGIRPHALIDVSDGLASEVHHLCRHSNCGAIVYASAIPVALETREVADRFSEDVDTYALFGGEDYELLFALPPEQLELLDPTSFNVIGEFLPADQGVQVQTPEGALIPLEPAGYQHFRPDDGAEGEPPRKP; this is translated from the coding sequence ATGAGCGAGACCTTCACACCGATTAACGAAGTGGGAGAATTTGGCCTGATTGAACGACTCCAGGCCATTGTGGGAGATCTGTCGGATCCTGATCTGATAGTAGGCATCGGCGACGATGCGGCTGTTTACCGTTTGCCCGATGAGGAAACGGTACATGTGATCACGACCGATGCGCTGCTTGAAGGCGTGCATTTCGACCGGCTGATGACCCCGATGGAGCATCTGGGCTTCAAGGCGATTGCCGTCAACGTGAGCGATGTGGTGGCCATGAACGCTGAGCCCCGGTATGCAACGGTTACCGTGGGTATTCCTGCTCGGATTTCTGTGGAGATGATGGAAGCTTTTTACCGGGGCATTCGCCGCGCCTGCGAAAAGTATGGACTGGTACTGGTGGGCGGCGACACAACGGCTGCGCATGCGCTGTGTATTGCGGTGACTGTCGTGGGAGCTGCCCGCATAGAAGAAATCATTTTTCGACGAGGGGCGCGGCCTGGCGATTTGCTGTGCGTGTCGGGCGATCTGGGCGCCGCTTACGCTGGCCTGAAGATTCTGCTGGAACAGCGGCGAGCGCTCAAGGAAGAAGGGCCAGACTACCGACCCGATCTGGAGCCGTTTCGGTACGTGATTCAGCGGCAGTTACTTCCCGAGGCGCGTCTTGATGTGATTCGCGACTGGCGTACACGGGGGATCCGGCCGCACGCGCTGATCGACGTGTCGGACGGTCTGGCCTCCGAGGTGCATCATCTGTGCCGCCACAGCAACTGCGGTGCGATTGTCTATGCCTCGGCTATTCCGGTAGCGCTCGAGACACGTGAGGTGGCCGACCGCTTCTCCGAAGATGTTGATACCTATGCGCTCTTTGGCGGCGAAGACTATGAGTTACTTTTTGCGTTGCCCCCAGAACAACTTGAATTGCTGGACCCGACTTCGTTTAATGTAATCGGTGAGTTTTTACCGGCTGATCAGGGTGTCCAGGTGCAGACCCCGGAAGGCGCATTGATCCCTTTAGAACCTGCCGGCTATCAGCATTTTCGTCCAGATGATGGAGCCGAAGGCGAACCACCCCGTAAGCCCTGA
- a CDS encoding anhydro-N-acetylmuramic acid kinase translates to MVHPLPRCWQRLWLRPGRHVVGLMSGTSLDGIDAALVYLEGSGRRLQLSLEAFVHRPFPEELRMALLRNSESETSSVHALALLNVRLAQLYAEAVEAVLAQATRSRDMLDLVGLHGQTVQHIPEPTSCAGARVTATLQIGDPSVLANLLGVPVVGDFRQADMALGGQGAPLVPYFDYVYFTHPTETRGLLNIGGIANLTVLPADARCEDVRAFDTGPGNMLIDALAQQHFGVPYDPDGNYAAQGHIHENLLAELLYDPYFLKPPPKSTGREYFGAAFLAAFLEKATAMGVTDPYDQIATLTALTAASVYQAYARYVRASHPFDVLIVSGGGVHNRTLMALLARYFSPIPVRSVADYGLDPDAKEACCFAVLAHELLNGVPTNLPHVTGARRATLLGKLCLPA, encoded by the coding sequence ATGGTACACCCCCTTCCTCGGTGCTGGCAGCGACTCTGGCTTCGACCGGGACGCCATGTGGTAGGGTTAATGAGCGGCACCTCGCTGGACGGTATCGATGCGGCCCTGGTTTATCTGGAGGGGAGTGGTCGGAGGCTCCAGCTTTCCCTGGAAGCGTTCGTGCATCGGCCGTTTCCAGAGGAGCTGCGCATGGCACTGCTCCGCAACAGTGAATCTGAGACGTCGTCGGTGCATGCGCTGGCCCTGTTAAACGTCCGGCTGGCTCAGCTTTATGCCGAAGCCGTTGAGGCTGTGCTGGCACAGGCCACACGTTCCCGCGACATGCTGGACCTGGTTGGCCTCCATGGTCAGACTGTCCAGCACATCCCGGAACCTACAAGCTGTGCCGGCGCCCGGGTGACGGCTACGCTGCAGATTGGAGATCCCTCGGTGCTGGCCAACCTGCTGGGCGTGCCTGTGGTAGGTGATTTTCGGCAGGCCGATATGGCGCTGGGAGGGCAAGGAGCTCCGCTGGTACCCTATTTCGACTACGTGTATTTCACGCATCCCACAGAGACGCGTGGATTGCTCAACATCGGCGGCATTGCCAACCTGACCGTGCTGCCAGCCGATGCCCGATGCGAGGACGTCCGTGCTTTCGACACGGGGCCGGGCAATATGCTCATAGATGCGCTGGCCCAGCAACACTTCGGCGTGCCCTACGATCCAGACGGAAACTACGCGGCTCAGGGGCACATCCATGAAAACTTGCTGGCGGAGTTGCTCTACGACCCCTATTTCCTTAAGCCGCCGCCCAAATCTACGGGTCGTGAATACTTTGGCGCTGCATTTTTAGCTGCCTTTTTAGAAAAAGCGACGGCTATGGGGGTAACCGATCCCTATGACCAGATAGCTACGCTGACAGCGTTGACGGCTGCTTCGGTCTATCAGGCCTATGCCCGCTATGTGCGCGCATCGCATCCGTTTGACGTGTTGATTGTGTCGGGCGGTGGAGTGCACAACCGTACGCTGATGGCGCTGCTTGCACGCTATTTTTCACCCATTCCGGTGCGCTCCGTGGCTGACTATGGGCTGGATCCTGACGCCAAAGAAGCTTGTTGTTTTGCCGTCCTGGCTCATGAACTGTTAAACGGGGTACCTACAAACCTGCCCCATGTAACCGGGGCCCGTCGGGCTACCCTGTTGGGTAAACTCTGTCTGCCTGCCTGA
- a CDS encoding tetratricopeptide repeat protein, which yields MSLPDLRDIAQQLEQGETRAVLPVLYQLAEQFPAWSAVQVLLARALQQAGRWDEALTVWQRVAFWLPDSPVVQQGGRVALRQVMRPVESRQAAEEPDLPDPLRKLAQVVNQQVGAGQEPSRPTATLEDDLDLDRLIAELSSARIEPRPDLDDIPPPELEDDVDDLVSETLALIYAAQQQYEEAARVYEKLALQHPEKATHYHEQAAKMREKAAGQAS from the coding sequence ATGTCGCTTCCCGACTTGCGGGATATCGCCCAACAACTTGAACAGGGCGAAACCCGTGCTGTGCTCCCGGTGCTTTACCAGCTGGCGGAGCAGTTCCCGGCATGGAGCGCGGTGCAGGTACTGCTGGCCCGTGCGCTTCAGCAAGCAGGCCGCTGGGATGAAGCACTGACGGTGTGGCAGCGGGTAGCTTTCTGGTTGCCTGATAGCCCGGTGGTGCAGCAAGGAGGACGGGTTGCGCTGCGGCAGGTCATGCGGCCAGTTGAATCCCGTCAGGCTGCAGAAGAGCCGGACTTGCCTGATCCACTGCGGAAGCTGGCCCAGGTCGTCAACCAGCAGGTAGGCGCCGGGCAGGAGCCGTCCCGTCCAACAGCTACGCTGGAGGATGATCTGGACCTGGATCGTCTGATTGCTGAGTTGTCGTCGGCCCGGATCGAGCCGCGTCCCGACCTGGACGACATCCCACCACCGGAGCTTGAAGACGATGTAGACGATCTGGTTTCAGAAACACTGGCCCTCATCTACGCCGCGCAGCAGCAGTACGAAGAGGCCGCCCGCGTATACGAAAAACTGGCCCTGCAGCACCCTGAAAAGGCTACGCACTATCACGAACAGGCAGCCAAAATGCGCGAAAAAGCGGCCGGACAGGCCAGTTGA
- a CDS encoding LptE family protein: protein MKPYKWLWSWWIGWLTLSGCAYYSFTGASIPSHLQTIAIPLVEDRSNSPFTNLDQQLTDLLIERFVNQTRLTLEPDPEVADALLEVRIDRYTNEPTAIGGAERAERNRVTVTVTVRYIDQVNDQVLLERSFSAFEEYDPVQQGVAGEEETARLVLRNLADDIFTAATANW from the coding sequence ATGAAGCCTTATAAGTGGCTCTGGAGCTGGTGGATCGGATGGCTGACATTGAGCGGATGTGCCTATTACAGCTTTACAGGCGCGTCAATTCCATCGCATCTGCAGACCATTGCGATACCCCTGGTTGAAGACCGCAGTAACAGCCCCTTTACCAACCTGGATCAGCAGCTCACCGACCTGCTCATTGAGCGCTTTGTCAATCAGACGCGGCTGACCCTCGAGCCCGATCCGGAAGTGGCCGATGCGCTGTTGGAAGTGCGGATCGACCGTTATACAAATGAGCCCACGGCAATCGGTGGCGCTGAACGGGCCGAGCGCAATCGCGTTACGGTTACGGTAACGGTACGCTACATAGATCAGGTAAACGATCAGGTGTTGCTGGAGCGAAGTTTTTCGGCCTTTGAGGAGTATGACCCGGTGCAGCAGGGAGTGGCCGGCGAAGAGGAAACAGCGCGGCTGGTACTGCGCAACCTGGCTGATGACATTTTTACGGCAGCTACAGCCAACTGGTAA